In Nostoc piscinale CENA21, the genomic stretch GTTGCAGTCGAAAAGATGACTAATAAGGTGATGGAGCGATCATATAAAACACCCATTAAAGTGCTACCTACAAACCAAGCAAAACCATAGCCTGTGCTGAAGATACCATAAGCTGTGGCGCGTTTGTGTTTGGGGACGAGTCCAGCGATCGCAGCTTTTAAAATTGACTCTTGCGCCCCCATACCTATACCCCAAAATGCTATACCTAACAGTGCCAATTGGGTATTACCTAAAAATACCAATGGTGCAAACAACGATGAAACAAAAGCCGCAACCATCAAAATCGAAATACCTACGCGGTCAAATAAATAGCCAAATATCAGTGCAGCTACGGCATCAACTCCCATTGCTAAGGCATAAAATAAGGGGATTGTTTGTCCAGAAGCAATATCTCCTTTTTGGAAATGAAAAGCAATTAACGGAAAATCTGCATAACCAGCCGCAATAATCGCCACCGCACCCAGATAAATCCAAAAAGCTCGCGGTATTCCGTCTTCTTGACTTATTTCATCTTCAATTTCCAAATCGCTGGGGTTGGGATACAAAAATTGCAAAACCAATAACACAATCAATCCCAACACCGCAGGTACAATCAAAATCGTGAAGCCGTTGCGATACTCTCCTTGGAAATAAACCATTGCTGCTACTGCTAAAGGCCCCATCACAGCGCCGGTTTGATCCATTGCTTCATGCAAACCAAAGCCAAAACCTCTGCCAAGTTGACTCACACCATGAGACAGGAGTGCATCTCGCGGGGGAGTCCGCACGGCTTTACCTGTGCGTTCTGCCATCATCAAACCTGCGGCTACTTCCCATCTCCCGGCAAAAGCCAATAATGGGACAACGGCAGTGTTTAAAATAAATCCTAAAGTTGTAATTCCCCAATACTTGCGCGTTTGATCGCTGAGATAACCAATGGCTAGGCGCAAACCATACCCAATGAGTTCACCAAAACCCGCTACCAAACCTACCACAGTGCCGCTTGCACCTAAAACCTGCAAATAAGCCCCTGTAATGCTACGTGCGCCTTCATAAGTGGCATCGGCACAAAGGCTAACAAAACCCAGTAAAATCACAAACTTCAAAGCGGCTGATTTCTGCGGCATACTTTTGTATCTATTCAAATTGTTACTTTGTATAATTCTGTCTTTATTGCTGCATCAGAAACCCAGAAAACCACCCTGTTTCTCCAAAAAACAGTATTTTTGCCAGATATTAGTTTCTTTAGGTAGCTGCTAAGACAGAATTTCGGTTATATCATAAAGTTCTGGAATAATTGGCAAAGTCCACGTTCAACATTTAGCTAAAACCGAAAGAAGCCCCACACCTGAACCGGAATGGCAGCGTGGGACGGACACTTTGCTATAGATAAATTCCTGAACAGGGTGATTTTGTCATTGATTGTGTAGTATTTTTGGTGCTAGTCTGTCTTAGGATCAATCAAATGAAACAGCTCCTCAGAACAGTATTTGGCATTAAAAAATACATCATTTGGCTGCTTACACCAATACTGGCAATTATTCTTGGTGCATCACTTTTGGCTACCCCGGCGTTAGCTACTGGTGTGTATCAAATTCCGAATTTAACCCCCGGTGGTGACTGGGTTGTAGATCAAGGTGAAGTGCTAAGTCGCATCAACGAAGGTAAGATTAGTGGTGCCTTTGAGGATTTAGCCAAGAAAACTGGCAATGAAGTGCGATTTGTCACAATTCGCCGTTTAGATTATGGTGAAACATCAGACAGCTTTGCTAAAGGGCTGTTTGAAAAATGGTTTCCCACCAAAGAGGCGCAAGCAAACCAAACATTGTTGGTGCTAGATACTGTTACTAACAACACTGCAATTATTACCGGGGATCAAGTCAAGTCTTTGCTGACTGATGCTATTGCCGAGAGTGTAGCTACAGAAACCCTAGCTGCACCATTACGGGACGGTGATAAATATAATCAGGCATTTTTGGATGCGAGCGATCGCTTAGTGAAAGTTCTCTCTGGTGAACCCGACCCAGGCCCACCACAAATTGTTGATAGAGAAACGGTAGAAGGCACCTTTACCAAAGCAGAAGATACCGACCAAGGTAGTGCAACTGCTTGGGTGATAGGTCTGTTAATTGCAGCAACCGTCATCCCGATGGCGACTTACTACATATATCAAGTAAATCAGCCACAGCCACCATCTAACGGCTAACTTTGAAGTATGAAGTATGAAGTGTAAAAATTTCATCCTTCATACTTTTCTTAGTCTTGAACATATTCTTGTCCTGTCACTAAAGCCACTTCAGCACGGACAAACTCTCGTCCTAAATAAGCTGCATGGTCTAATTGCGAAACTGGACAAGGGTGAGTTTGTTCAAAAATCTTTACACTGAGTTCCTTGGCAGTTCTACCACTATAAACTGTGCTGTGAGTTCTTTCCACCTTACCCCGCGCCGGAATGACTTTGCCTGTTTCGGGATCTACAGCTAAACCATGCTCATCAATTACATTAGTAAAATGCTTGGCATGGATTAATCCCTCGCCTCTATCCAAATAGATGATGAAATAGCCAGCCGGGTCAAGGTCAATATGACGCTGAGAAAGTCTATCATCTATTGCTGCTAAATCTTTAACTATTAAATCCATAACTGCGATCAAAAACAAAATTCTTTTTTCAGGGTTTTTACACCATATACTTAAGTGTAATTCCTATGTTCCTCAATCAGAGCATTAAATTGGTAAGCGATTAATATCTTTATTACAGCCAATTACCACCATTGCTGAACCACGTTCTAGGCGCTTTTGGGGGTCTGGGTTAATTACAAATTTGCCATCTTGACTTACAGCCAGTAAGTTTAAACCATAACGATTACGTAGTTGAATTTCGGTAATGGTTTTGCTATGAAACTCATCAGGAACAATCATCTCAACAATACTATGGTCTGGGTCGAGGTCAAATCTATCTAATATAGATGGTTTGGTGAGAGTACGTGCTAAAGCACAGCCAGCTTCATACTCAGGGAAAACAACATGGTCTGCACCAACTCTATGCAATAACTTGCGGTGAACTTCACTAGAAGCTTTAGCCACAACGTGAGGTACACCACCTTCTTTGACATTGAGAGTAGTAATAATACTTTCTTGAACGTAATTACCGATCGCTACAATTACTGTATCAAATTCAAAAATCCCCGCTTCTTTCAGTGCGGCTGGTTCTGTGGAATCTAATTGCAAAGCATGACCTACGATTTCTTCTGTCAACGCCTCACAAACTCTTTTTTCATCAACATCTGTTGCTAGTACTTGATAACCAAATTTATGCAGGGTGGAACATACAGACCGACCAAAGCGACCTAGCCCAATGACTGCAAATTGCTGATTATCTTTACGTAAACTGCGAAAAAAACCCAGTGATGCAAGATTCACAGTTGCTTTCCTTATTAACGCTCCCTGTATTTAGGACAAAAAATTCTGAAATCTCACTTGAAGTATCAATTTTTATTTTTTGCCTAGTGTTTCATATTCTATCAGTTTCAGTTCATGGTATTGATGCCTTCTCTTTTTCTTCATTGGTTAGTTACACAAACCATAATTAACCGCCGATGGAAGAGGATGAACGCAGATGAACGCAGATAAATTTGTACTTCGGAAGGGCTATATCATCAGTAAGTTTTCGTTATATCTAAAAAGATCCCCGACTTCTTCAAGAGGTCGGGGATCTGAGTCTCTCAATTTTTACAAATCCAATGGAATTGGTATGTTTAATTTTTGCCTTTTGGCCAGCTATCCCACCAATAAGTTTTCTTCAGGGTAGTGAATTCTAGTAGGGCGGGGATCGCCTAAAATCGCGGACATTAACAAGAGAACCCCAACTCTACCAATGTACATGGTAATAATTAATATCAGTTTAGCGGCGGTGGAGACTGTACCTGTAATGCCTGTAGAAAGACCAACGGTGGCAAAGGCGGATACTACTTCAAATAAAATTTGAATAAAGTCTAGGTTTGGATCTGTTAAAGATATGAGAACCGTTGCCAAAATTACCGTAGCTACAGAACCAACCAATACACCCACAGCTTTCAATATTAAAGAGATCGCGATTTTTCGGTCATATAATAAAACTTCTTCTTTACCTTGAAGAATTGCTTTTGTACAACTTGTTAGCACTCGTAAAGTTGTAGTTTTTATCCCCCCGCCTGTACCACCAGGACTAGCACCAATAAACATGAGGGCGATTGTGATGAATAGACCGGCGGTGGTCATTTTACTAATATCTATAGTGTTGAATCCAGCAGTTCTAGGGGTGACAGATTGAAACCAAGCTACTAAGAATTGACCACCTAAATCTAAGTTACCAAATGTTGCTGGGTTCCTAAATTCAATACAGAAAAAGGCAATCGTACCGAGAATTAAAAGAATTAAAGTTGTGCTGGTAGCAACTTTAAAGTCTAAAGAGAGGACTAAATTTGTCTTTTGTTTGAGGAAGCGATCGCGCAACCAAAGATACATCTCTAAAATAACTTGATAGCCAATTCCCCCAAAGATAATTAATGTCGTGACTGTGAAAACTACTAACACAGATGTTTGATAACCAATCAAGTTATCTTTAAATAAACTAAAACCCGCATTATTCCAAGCATTTATACTATGAAATATTGCTAACCATAGCCCTTGTGACCAACCATATTGCGGCACAAAAGCAGGCAAAAGTAAAAATATCCCCGTAATTTCAAAAATTAAAGTCGTGGCAATAATTGAGCGAATCACTTGGGCGCTACCGTGCATTCCTGGTCTGTCTAATGCTTGTTGAATCGCTATTTTTTGCCGTAAATCAAATCTGCGCCCAATCAGCAAAATCAAAAAGGTAGTGGTTGTCATGTAGCCCAAACCACCAATTTGAGCTAACAAGGCAATAAACAACTGCCCCCAAAAAGAAAAATAAGTCCCAGGATCAACTACTGATAAACCAGTCACACAAACGGCAGATGTTGAGGTGAATAATGCCACAACTATGTTATTCCAACTGCCGGCGCTAGTTGAAAAAGGCAGCATCAACAAAATCGTCCCAACAGTGATGACAGCCAGAAATCCCAAGCAAATTGTCCGCGAAACAGTCATATTAAGGTAGAGCCTCTTGATTTTTCCAGGCGGGTTTACTCATTTCTCCTGGAAAGGAAAAACATCTTTATTTAATTAAAAACAAACATGGTAGCTTACCAGTATGTTTATTTAAACTCTGTTTTGTCTTAGCATTATTTGTTTTATGAGTACAACACTATATCAGCAAATTCAGCAGTTTTACGATGCTTCTTCTGGTTTATGGGAAGAAGTTTGGGGCGAACACATGCACCACGGCTACTACGGTGCAGATGGCACGCAAAAAAAAAAAGAGCGTCGTCAAGCGCAAATTGATTTAATTGAAGAAATACTGAATTGGGCAGATGTTAAAACAGCAACTAACATTTTGGATGTAGGTTGTGGTATTGGCGGCAGTTCTTTATACTTGGCGGAAAAGTTTCATGCTCGGACTACTGGTATTACTTTAAGTCCGGTGCAGGCGGCGAGAGCCACAGAACGCGCTCAGGAAATGCTGTTACAGGTCAGAAGTAAGTTTTTAGTGGCTGATGCTCAAGCAATGCCTTTTGCAGATGATACTTTTGACTTGGTTTGGTCGCTAGAAAGTGGCGAACACATGCCTGATAAAACCCAGTTTTTACAAGAATGTTATCGCGTATTAAAACCGGGTGGGACTTTAATTATGGCGACTTGGTGCCATCGACCAACAGATGATGCACCATTAACAGCAGATGAACAAAAGCATTTACAAGATATTTACCGCGTGTATTGTCTGCCTTATGTAATTTCGTTACCGGAGTATGAAGCGATCGCTCATCAACTACCATTAAAAAATATCCGCACTGCTGATTGGTCAGTTGCGGTTGCACCATTTTGGAATGTCGTAATTGATTCCGCAATCACATCTAGTGCAATTTTTGGCTTGTTGCGTTCTGGCTGGAGTACCATTCAAGGAGCCTTAGCACTAGGGTTAATGAGTCGCGGTTATGAACGTGGGTTAATTAAGTTTGGGTTGGTGTGCGGACAGAAGTAGAAATTCCAGCTTCTTGAATCGCTGAAAAAGCTGCGTCTGCAATTATTCGGTGCGCCGCAGTTGTCGGATGAATACCATCCCAAAATAAGAATTGATTTGGATGACCACAGGATTGAGAACCAGACACACATGCACTGACAACATTGGTAAAACCAAATGTAGCCGGATTAGCGATCGCATTGCGATACAAGGTGTTAGCATCCAAACTGACAATTTCCAAGTCAGAATGCTGCTGACTTAGTATTTTCAGCGATCGCCGCAAACCTTGATTATGCGATTGGGTTAAGGAACTGAGGCTGCTAGAATTGGCGTTGCTACTTGTGGCTGGTAACTTACCTAAATCTGGTAGATTCGCCACCAGAAATTTTTTTCGCACCGACATCAGTTAAAGAAGCGATCGCTTGTGTCAGGTTGTGGATGGGGACATTAGCATTATTTACCCCCTGTAAATAATCATTTGCTCCCGCCCAAACTATATATAAGGCATTGGGATTAGTCTTTTGATGTGTCTGGGTAAATGACTTGACTTGAGTTAATAAGTTCGGCACATAACTATTGCCAACATTACCAGTAGTTGCACCACCGTAAGCAAAATTGTTAGTATGCTTGCTTGACAAATGCAGGCGATCGGCGAGATACTCCACCCAAACCCGACCATTCGAGTAACGCCCTTGAAAGTATGTTGAACTAGGCGGGTACATTCCCCCCGTTGCTTGGAATACCATTCCTGTGTCCGAAAGACTATCACCAAATACATAAAGTCCAGCGATCGGATGAGTACTAGCAAAAGAATTTGTGAGTACAACCATGATAAAAATTAAAAATGACAGTCCTATGGCTAAAAACAATTTTTTTGGCATGAATCTGTGGTTTGATTGCCAATCTTTCAACTAATATTTGCTTGGCTAAAGATTGCCCAGATAGTTATAGCGGTAGTCAGATATGTTAAGACAATTTGAAAACTTTAACGCTAGGCATAGTAAGACTTTTCCTCCTGCCTTCTGCCTTCTGCCTCCTGCCTTCTGCTAGAATTGCTTCTCTAGGCTAACAAGGCAATTAAAAGGATTTTTGAGTGTAACCGAATACTTTCAGGTGTGGATTTTGCTAATCTTTCACAATGATGTCGCTGTTGATTAATCCTTTTTGTAAAGCAATCATCACCGCTTGGGTGCGATCGCTCGCCTCTAACTTTTGTAAAATGGCATGGATATGCACTCGCACTGTTCCCGGTGCAATATATAGTGCAGTCGCAATTTCTTGATTGGTTTTACCTGCTGCTAACAGCGATAAAATTTCTTGTTCACGCCCAGTTAAGGGATTAGCAATCTTTGAGATATTTTCTAATTGAGGCGGTTCCGAAATAAAAGAAGAACGAATTTCTCTTGTTGCAATTTCATCCCACCAAGACGCGCCAGCCGCCACAGAACGCAATGCTAAAACTAATTTTTCCGCAGCAATACCTTTCAGGCAATAACCCTGAGCGCCTGCTTCAATTAACCGTGAAATTAAAGGCTTTTGCGAGTGGGAAGTGAGAATTAAAATTGGCAATGCCGGATTTTGCTGCTTAATTTGTCTACAAGTTTCAATTCCACCAATTCCCGGTAAGCCCACATCTAACAACACAATATCTAGCAGATGTTCTTTGACTAACTCAATAGCTGTTTCACCATCTTCAGTCTCAGCAATAATTTCTAACCCAGGTTCTTGCTGCAACCGTACTTGCAAACCTAAGCGAAAAAGTTCATCATCTTCAACTAGTAGAATTTTGATTGGGGTAGAAGACATTTCACGCAGCTGGCGGAGATGGAAATGGATAAACAGGTAGTTTAAAAGCAAACACAGCACCAGTCGGCACTTTGTTCTCTGCCCAGATTATACCCCCGTGGGCTTCAATAATTTGCCGTGATAAATAAAGCCCCAATCCTGAACCTTTAGCTTGGCGATCGCTATGACCTTGATAAAATCTTTCAAATAGGTGAGAAAACTGTTCTGATTGAATACCCGCACCCGTATCTAAAATTTTCACGACTTGATAAGAAGTTTGTGGTTCTAAAAAAAACTTCCACCTTTCCACCACGGCGGGAATGATTAATGGCATTAACTAACAGATTATTAAACACGCGATGCAGTTGCAACGCATCACCTTGAACCCACAATGATTGTCGCCAATTAGAATCACCATAACTAACCGAAAGATGAACACGACGATTTGCAGCTAATTCCATCAAATCACCAGCCGCCTCTTCTGCCAAAATAGTTAAATCGACTGGTGCTAAGTCCAGTTTTAAACCTTCGGTATCGTTGCGATAAACATCTAACAGAGTTTCTACCAATTGTAAGGAAGTTTCATGACTCCGTGCCATTGTCGATAAGACTTGTTGCTGCATTGGTACAACTGGGCCAAATTTTTCTTGTTGAAAAGCTTTGATAGTTTCAATCGCCCCTAACAACGGGGTTTTTAAATCATGAGTCAGTGTAGAAGCAAAATCTTCTCGTACCTTGACCAATTCCGCTTGCGATTCTAACTTAGCGCGAGTTACTGTGATCGCCTCTTGAGAACGACGCAGGCGATCGCTTAAAATACCAGTCACAATTAAAGCCATCACCGCAATTACGCGACTGGCTACCGTGGAGACTTTAACTAATTCATTTCCAGGTACAACCAAATTCAACAGCGTCAAACACACCGCCACCATAGTCGCTAAAAAAGTTGCCCTTCCACCAAACCAATAGTTTGTTAATAAAATTGCCCCTGTATAAAGATATCCAAATACATATTCTGTTGGTGTTTCAAACTCCATTGAAATTACACCAATAAATAAACACAGTATAATAATAAATCTGATTAATTTATAACTTTTATTATGCTTTTTAACTCCAAATTTATCTGCGTTCATCGGCGTTCATCCTCTTCTATCGGCGGTTAATTTTTTGTTTCCGTACCTACAACAGTGAGTATTGCTATCTTCAATATAAAACTTACGCAAAAATTCCCGAAAAGCTTAATTTATCGAACCGCCAAGTCGCCGAGAACGCCAAGAAATCGTAGAGTCTGCGTAAGTCCTAATATATTTTTGATTAATACCTCATTACAATAGTTTATCTTCTCTGCGCTCTCTGCGTCTTGGCGGTTCGTTTATCATAAATTAGCAGCGTTTAGAAACAAAC encodes the following:
- a CDS encoding MFS transporter, which gives rise to MPQKSAALKFVILLGFVSLCADATYEGARSITGAYLQVLGASGTVVGLVAGFGELIGYGLRLAIGYLSDQTRKYWGITTLGFILNTAVVPLLAFAGRWEVAAGLMMAERTGKAVRTPPRDALLSHGVSQLGRGFGFGLHEAMDQTGAVMGPLAVAAMVYFQGEYRNGFTILIVPAVLGLIVLLVLQFLYPNPSDLEIEDEISQEDGIPRAFWIYLGAVAIIAAGYADFPLIAFHFQKGDIASGQTIPLFYALAMGVDAVAALIFGYLFDRVGISILMVAAFVSSLFAPLVFLGNTQLALLGIAFWGIGMGAQESILKAAIAGLVPKHKRATAYGIFSTGYGFAWFVGSTLMGVLYDRSITLLVIFSTATQLLAIPFFAWVQLQANKSQPELTDKPI
- the psb32 gene encoding photosystem II repair protein Psb32 — its product is MKQLLRTVFGIKKYIIWLLTPILAIILGASLLATPALATGVYQIPNLTPGGDWVVDQGEVLSRINEGKISGAFEDLAKKTGNEVRFVTIRRLDYGETSDSFAKGLFEKWFPTKEAQANQTLLVLDTVTNNTAIITGDQVKSLLTDAIAESVATETLAAPLRDGDKYNQAFLDASDRLVKVLSGEPDPGPPQIVDRETVEGTFTKAEDTDQGSATAWVIGLLIAATVIPMATYYIYQVNQPQPPSNG
- a CDS encoding DUF4346 domain-containing protein, with the translated sequence MDLIVKDLAAIDDRLSQRHIDLDPAGYFIIYLDRGEGLIHAKHFTNVIDEHGLAVDPETGKVIPARGKVERTHSTVYSGRTAKELSVKIFEQTHPCPVSQLDHAAYLGREFVRAEVALVTGQEYVQD
- a CDS encoding potassium channel family protein; protein product: MNLASLGFFRSLRKDNQQFAVIGLGRFGRSVCSTLHKFGYQVLATDVDEKRVCEALTEEIVGHALQLDSTEPAALKEAGIFEFDTVIVAIGNYVQESIITTLNVKEGGVPHVVAKASSEVHRKLLHRVGADHVVFPEYEAGCALARTLTKPSILDRFDLDPDHSIVEMIVPDEFHSKTITEIQLRNRYGLNLLAVSQDGKFVINPDPQKRLERGSAMVVIGCNKDINRLPI
- a CDS encoding TrkH family potassium uptake protein, with product MTVSRTICLGFLAVITVGTILLMLPFSTSAGSWNNIVVALFTSTSAVCVTGLSVVDPGTYFSFWGQLFIALLAQIGGLGYMTTTTFLILLIGRRFDLRQKIAIQQALDRPGMHGSAQVIRSIIATTLIFEITGIFLLLPAFVPQYGWSQGLWLAIFHSINAWNNAGFSLFKDNLIGYQTSVLVVFTVTTLIIFGGIGYQVILEMYLWLRDRFLKQKTNLVLSLDFKVATSTTLILLILGTIAFFCIEFRNPATFGNLDLGGQFLVAWFQSVTPRTAGFNTIDISKMTTAGLFITIALMFIGASPGGTGGGIKTTTLRVLTSCTKAILQGKEEVLLYDRKIAISLILKAVGVLVGSVATVILATVLISLTDPNLDFIQILFEVVSAFATVGLSTGITGTVSTAAKLILIITMYIGRVGVLLLMSAILGDPRPTRIHYPEENLLVG
- a CDS encoding methyltransferase domain-containing protein; amino-acid sequence: MSTTLYQQIQQFYDASSGLWEEVWGEHMHHGYYGADGTQKKKERRQAQIDLIEEILNWADVKTATNILDVGCGIGGSSLYLAEKFHARTTGITLSPVQAARATERAQEMLLQVRSKFLVADAQAMPFADDTFDLVWSLESGEHMPDKTQFLQECYRVLKPGGTLIMATWCHRPTDDAPLTADEQKHLQDIYRVYCLPYVISLPEYEAIAHQLPLKNIRTADWSVAVAPFWNVVIDSAITSSAIFGLLRSGWSTIQGALALGLMSRGYERGLIKFGLVCGQK
- a CDS encoding SGNH/GDSL hydrolase family protein — encoded protein: MANLPDLGKLPATSSNANSSSLSSLTQSHNQGLRRSLKILSQQHSDLEIVSLDANTLYRNAIANPATFGFTNVVSACVSGSQSCGHPNQFLFWDGIHPTTAAHRIIADAAFSAIQEAGISTSVRTPTQT
- a CDS encoding SGNH/GDSL hydrolase family protein produces the protein MPKKLFLAIGLSFLIFIMVVLTNSFASTHPIAGLYVFGDSLSDTGMVFQATGGMYPPSSTYFQGRYSNGRVWVEYLADRLHLSSKHTNNFAYGGATTGNVGNSYVPNLLTQVKSFTQTHQKTNPNALYIVWAGANDYLQGVNNANVPIHNLTQAIASLTDVGAKKISGGESTRFR
- a CDS encoding response regulator transcription factor — its product is MSSTPIKILLVEDDELFRLGLQVRLQQEPGLEIIAETEDGETAIELVKEHLLDIVLLDVGLPGIGGIETCRQIKQQNPALPILILTSHSQKPLISRLIEAGAQGYCLKGIAAEKLVLALRSVAAGASWWDEIATREIRSSFISEPPQLENISKIANPLTGREQEILSLLAAGKTNQEIATALYIAPGTVRVHIHAILQKLEASDRTQAVMIALQKGLINSDIIVKD